From one Mustela nigripes isolate SB6536 chromosome 16, MUSNIG.SB6536, whole genome shotgun sequence genomic stretch:
- the BORCS6 gene encoding BLOC-1-related complex subunit 6: MESSRGRPGPEADLLVLGEQQAAIFGGGPGRAPSVPPSGLPGCGQEEAENVGGASRHPAASPKTSSLGSIHRAEREARDREPGRGGTPSAPGSRRGAPVPEPQPHGPSRREEDPEPREDEPASEGGCRRGSPGGRGMEAEPREEDDEEEEAAAGRAGRSFSSRLQDSRSLDGLSGACGGAGSAGGAEPGAGGGRRATISSPLELEGTVSRHGDLTHFVANNLQLKIRLSAAPQPPPPAPARPCAAPAPTPAIPPIDPDVLRDLERLSRELGGRVDRLLRGLGGAVQELTALSVGCIQTYRDAVDSLGEAVDMSIKGMYTLLARCEELERALQPVQGLARQVRDIRRTLEVLEALCK, translated from the coding sequence ATGGAGTCGTCCCGGGGGCGGCCTGGGCCCGAAGCGGACCTTCTGGTTCTGGGGGAGCAGCAAGCCGCGATCTTCGGCGGCGGCCCGGGCCGAGCGCCCTCCGTGCCGCCCTCGGGCCTCCCGGGGTGCGGGCAGGAAGAGGCCGAGAACGTTGGGGGCGCGAGCCGCCACCCCGCGGCGTCCCCGAAGACTTCGAGCCTCGGCTCCATTCACCGGGCCGAGCGGGAGGCTCGGGACCGCGAGCCGGGCCGCGGAGGGACGCCGTCCGCGCCGGGGAGTCGCCGGGGGGCGCCGGTTCCCGAGCCCCAGCCGCACGGCCCCTCCAGGCGCGAGGAGGATCCTGAGCCGCGGGAGGACGAGCCTGCGTCGGAGGGGGGCTGCCGTCGAGGGAGCCCGGGAGGCCgcgggatggaggctgagccgcGGGAGGAAGAcgacgaggaggaggaggcggcggccggCAGGGCTGGGCGATCGTTCTCTAGCCGTCTTCAGGACAGCCGCAGCCTGGACGGTCTGAGCGGGGCGTGCGGCGGCGCGGGGTCCGCTGGGGGTGCCGAGCCTGGCGCGGGCGGCGGGCGCCGCGCCACCATCTCCAGCCCCCTGGAGCTCGAGGGCACCGTGAGCCGCCATGGCGACCTCACCCACTTCGTGGCCAACAACCTGCAACTCAAGATTCGTCTGAGCGCCGCCCCtcaacccccgccccccgccccggcgcGGCCATGTGCAGCGCCCGCGCCCACTCCGGCCATCCCCCCGATCGACCCCGACGTGCTGCGGGACCTGGAGCGGCTGAGTCGGGAGCTAGGCGGCAGGGTGGACCGTCTGCTGCGCGGGCTGGGTGGCGCGGTGCAGGAGCTGACGGCGCTGAGCGTGGGCTGCATCCAGACCTACCGCGACGCCGTGGACTCCCTGGGCGAAGCGGTGGACATGAGCATCAAGGGCATGTACACCCTGCTGGCGCGCTGTGAAGAGCTGGAGCGGGCTCTACAGCCAGTGCAGGGGCTGGCGCGCCAAGTGCGGGATATCCGGCGCACCCTGGAGGTGTTGGAGGCCCTGTGCAAGTGA
- the AURKB gene encoding aurora kinase B isoform X4, with translation MAQKENAYPWPYGRQTGVAGRLGGPTASTEMLLLAHSNPLPGTKAPSEVPAAPSQTQAGLNTLPQRALRKDPATPSALVLMSRSNTQPTAAPGQKVVENSSGTPNFPTRSFTIDDFEIGRPLGKGKFGNVYLAREKKSHFIVALKVLFKSQIEKEGVEHQLRREIEIQAHLQHPNILRLYNYFYDRRRIYLILEYAPRGELYKELQKSRTFDEQRTATIMEELADALIYCHGKKVIHRDIKPENLLLGLQGELKIADFGWSVHAPSLRRKTMCGTLDYLPPEMIEGRTHNEKVDLWCIGVLCYELLVGNPPFESASHNETYRRIVKVDLKFPASVPSGAQDLISKLLRHNPSERLPLAQVSTHPWVRAHSRRVLPPSALQAVP, from the exons ATGGCCCAGAAGGAGAACGCCTACCCCTGGCCCTACGGCCGGCAAACG GGGGTGGCTGGCCGGCTGGGTGGGCCGACAGCAAGTACTGAAATGCTGCTTCTAGCACATTCCAACCCGCTCCCCGGGACAAAGGCTCCCTCAGAGGTTCCCGCTGCTCCTTCTCAGACTCAGGCTGGCCTGAACACCCTGCCCCAGCGAGCCCTCCGGAAGGACCCTGCCACGCCGTCTGCACTTGTCCTCATGAGCCGCTCCAACACCCAGCCCACAG CTGCCCCTGGCCAGAAGGTGGTGGAGAACAGCAGTGGGACCCCCAACTTCCCAAC GCGCTCCTTCACCATCGATGACTTTGAGATCGGGCGTCCTCTGGGCAAAGGCAAGTTTGGAAATGTGTACTTGGCTCGAGAGAAGAAAAGCCATTTCATCGTGGCTCTCAAGGTCCTCTTCAAGTCTCAGATAGAAAAGGAGGGCGTGGAGCACCAGCTGCGCAGGGAGATCGAAATCCAGGCCCATCTGCA GCATCCCAACATCCTGCGTCTCTACAACTATTTCTATGACCGGCGAAGGATCTACTTGATTCTGGAGTACGCCCCCCGCGGGGAGCTCTACAAGGAACTGCAGAAGAGCCGCACCTTTGACGAGCAGCGCACAGCCACG ATCATGGAGGAGCTGGCCGATGCGCTAATATACTGCCACGGGAAGAAGGTGATTCACAGAGACATAAAGCCAGAGAACctgctcctggggctccagggagAGCTGAAGATCGCAGACTTCGGCTGGTCCGTGCACGCCCCCTCCCTGAG GAGGAAGACGATGTGCGGGACGTTGGACTACCTGCCCCCGGAAATGATCGAGGGCCGTACGCACAACGAGAAGGTGGATCTCTGGTGCATTGGGGTCCTCTGCTACGAGCTGCTGGTGGGAAACCCGCCCTTCGAGAGTGCTTCCCACAATGAGACCTATCGGCGCATCGTCAAG GTGGACCTGAAGTTCCCCGCCTCCGTGCCCTCGGGAGCCCAGGACCTCATCTCCAAGCTGCTCAGGCACAACCCCTCCGAACGGCTGCCCCTGGCCCAGGTCTCCACGCACCCTTGGGTCCGGGCCCACTCCCGGAGGGTGCTGCCTCCCTCCGCCCTCCAGGCTGTCCCCTGA
- the AURKB gene encoding aurora kinase B isoform X6, whose amino-acid sequence MAQKENAYPWPYGRQTTQAGLNTLPQRALRKDPATPSALVLMSRSNTQPTAAPGQKVVENSSGTPNFPTRSFTIDDFEIGRPLGKGKFGNVYLAREKKSHFIVALKVLFKSQIEKEGVEHQLRREIEIQAHLQHPNILRLYNYFYDRRRIYLILEYAPRGELYKELQKSRTFDEQRTATIMEELADALIYCHGKKVIHRDIKPENLLLGLQGELKIADFGWSVHAPSLRRKTMCGTLDYLPPEMIEGRTHNEKVDLWCIGVLCYELLVGNPPFESASHNETYRRIVKVDLKFPASVPSGAQDLISKLLRHNPSERLPLAQVSTHPWVRAHSRRVLPPSALQAVP is encoded by the exons ATGGCCCAGAAGGAGAACGCCTACCCCTGGCCCTACGGCCGGCAAACG ACTCAGGCTGGCCTGAACACCCTGCCCCAGCGAGCCCTCCGGAAGGACCCTGCCACGCCGTCTGCACTTGTCCTCATGAGCCGCTCCAACACCCAGCCCACAG CTGCCCCTGGCCAGAAGGTGGTGGAGAACAGCAGTGGGACCCCCAACTTCCCAAC GCGCTCCTTCACCATCGATGACTTTGAGATCGGGCGTCCTCTGGGCAAAGGCAAGTTTGGAAATGTGTACTTGGCTCGAGAGAAGAAAAGCCATTTCATCGTGGCTCTCAAGGTCCTCTTCAAGTCTCAGATAGAAAAGGAGGGCGTGGAGCACCAGCTGCGCAGGGAGATCGAAATCCAGGCCCATCTGCA GCATCCCAACATCCTGCGTCTCTACAACTATTTCTATGACCGGCGAAGGATCTACTTGATTCTGGAGTACGCCCCCCGCGGGGAGCTCTACAAGGAACTGCAGAAGAGCCGCACCTTTGACGAGCAGCGCACAGCCACG ATCATGGAGGAGCTGGCCGATGCGCTAATATACTGCCACGGGAAGAAGGTGATTCACAGAGACATAAAGCCAGAGAACctgctcctggggctccagggagAGCTGAAGATCGCAGACTTCGGCTGGTCCGTGCACGCCCCCTCCCTGAG GAGGAAGACGATGTGCGGGACGTTGGACTACCTGCCCCCGGAAATGATCGAGGGCCGTACGCACAACGAGAAGGTGGATCTCTGGTGCATTGGGGTCCTCTGCTACGAGCTGCTGGTGGGAAACCCGCCCTTCGAGAGTGCTTCCCACAATGAGACCTATCGGCGCATCGTCAAG GTGGACCTGAAGTTCCCCGCCTCCGTGCCCTCGGGAGCCCAGGACCTCATCTCCAAGCTGCTCAGGCACAACCCCTCCGAACGGCTGCCCCTGGCCCAGGTCTCCACGCACCCTTGGGTCCGGGCCCACTCCCGGAGGGTGCTGCCTCCCTCCGCCCTCCAGGCTGTCCCCTGA
- the AURKB gene encoding aurora kinase B isoform X5, whose protein sequence is MAQKENAYPWPYGRQTAPSEVPAAPSQTQAGLNTLPQRALRKDPATPSALVLMSRSNTQPTAAPGQKVVENSSGTPNFPTRSFTIDDFEIGRPLGKGKFGNVYLAREKKSHFIVALKVLFKSQIEKEGVEHQLRREIEIQAHLQHPNILRLYNYFYDRRRIYLILEYAPRGELYKELQKSRTFDEQRTATIMEELADALIYCHGKKVIHRDIKPENLLLGLQGELKIADFGWSVHAPSLRRKTMCGTLDYLPPEMIEGRTHNEKVDLWCIGVLCYELLVGNPPFESASHNETYRRIVKVDLKFPASVPSGAQDLISKLLRHNPSERLPLAQVSTHPWVRAHSRRVLPPSALQAVP, encoded by the exons ATGGCCCAGAAGGAGAACGCCTACCCCTGGCCCTACGGCCGGCAAACG GCTCCCTCAGAGGTTCCCGCTGCTCCTTCTCAGACTCAGGCTGGCCTGAACACCCTGCCCCAGCGAGCCCTCCGGAAGGACCCTGCCACGCCGTCTGCACTTGTCCTCATGAGCCGCTCCAACACCCAGCCCACAG CTGCCCCTGGCCAGAAGGTGGTGGAGAACAGCAGTGGGACCCCCAACTTCCCAAC GCGCTCCTTCACCATCGATGACTTTGAGATCGGGCGTCCTCTGGGCAAAGGCAAGTTTGGAAATGTGTACTTGGCTCGAGAGAAGAAAAGCCATTTCATCGTGGCTCTCAAGGTCCTCTTCAAGTCTCAGATAGAAAAGGAGGGCGTGGAGCACCAGCTGCGCAGGGAGATCGAAATCCAGGCCCATCTGCA GCATCCCAACATCCTGCGTCTCTACAACTATTTCTATGACCGGCGAAGGATCTACTTGATTCTGGAGTACGCCCCCCGCGGGGAGCTCTACAAGGAACTGCAGAAGAGCCGCACCTTTGACGAGCAGCGCACAGCCACG ATCATGGAGGAGCTGGCCGATGCGCTAATATACTGCCACGGGAAGAAGGTGATTCACAGAGACATAAAGCCAGAGAACctgctcctggggctccagggagAGCTGAAGATCGCAGACTTCGGCTGGTCCGTGCACGCCCCCTCCCTGAG GAGGAAGACGATGTGCGGGACGTTGGACTACCTGCCCCCGGAAATGATCGAGGGCCGTACGCACAACGAGAAGGTGGATCTCTGGTGCATTGGGGTCCTCTGCTACGAGCTGCTGGTGGGAAACCCGCCCTTCGAGAGTGCTTCCCACAATGAGACCTATCGGCGCATCGTCAAG GTGGACCTGAAGTTCCCCGCCTCCGTGCCCTCGGGAGCCCAGGACCTCATCTCCAAGCTGCTCAGGCACAACCCCTCCGAACGGCTGCCCCTGGCCCAGGTCTCCACGCACCCTTGGGTCCGGGCCCACTCCCGGAGGGTGCTGCCTCCCTCCGCCCTCCAGGCTGTCCCCTGA
- the AURKB gene encoding aurora kinase B isoform X7, giving the protein MSRSNTQPTAAPGQKVVENSSGTPNFPTRSFTIDDFEIGRPLGKGKFGNVYLAREKKSHFIVALKVLFKSQIEKEGVEHQLRREIEIQAHLQHPNILRLYNYFYDRRRIYLILEYAPRGELYKELQKSRTFDEQRTATIMEELADALIYCHGKKVIHRDIKPENLLLGLQGELKIADFGWSVHAPSLRRKTMCGTLDYLPPEMIEGRTHNEKVDLWCIGVLCYELLVGNPPFESASHNETYRRIVKVDLKFPASVPSGAQDLISKLLRHNPSERLPLAQVSTHPWVRAHSRRVLPPSALQAVP; this is encoded by the exons ATGAGCCGCTCCAACACCCAGCCCACAG CTGCCCCTGGCCAGAAGGTGGTGGAGAACAGCAGTGGGACCCCCAACTTCCCAAC GCGCTCCTTCACCATCGATGACTTTGAGATCGGGCGTCCTCTGGGCAAAGGCAAGTTTGGAAATGTGTACTTGGCTCGAGAGAAGAAAAGCCATTTCATCGTGGCTCTCAAGGTCCTCTTCAAGTCTCAGATAGAAAAGGAGGGCGTGGAGCACCAGCTGCGCAGGGAGATCGAAATCCAGGCCCATCTGCA GCATCCCAACATCCTGCGTCTCTACAACTATTTCTATGACCGGCGAAGGATCTACTTGATTCTGGAGTACGCCCCCCGCGGGGAGCTCTACAAGGAACTGCAGAAGAGCCGCACCTTTGACGAGCAGCGCACAGCCACG ATCATGGAGGAGCTGGCCGATGCGCTAATATACTGCCACGGGAAGAAGGTGATTCACAGAGACATAAAGCCAGAGAACctgctcctggggctccagggagAGCTGAAGATCGCAGACTTCGGCTGGTCCGTGCACGCCCCCTCCCTGAG GAGGAAGACGATGTGCGGGACGTTGGACTACCTGCCCCCGGAAATGATCGAGGGCCGTACGCACAACGAGAAGGTGGATCTCTGGTGCATTGGGGTCCTCTGCTACGAGCTGCTGGTGGGAAACCCGCCCTTCGAGAGTGCTTCCCACAATGAGACCTATCGGCGCATCGTCAAG GTGGACCTGAAGTTCCCCGCCTCCGTGCCCTCGGGAGCCCAGGACCTCATCTCCAAGCTGCTCAGGCACAACCCCTCCGAACGGCTGCCCCTGGCCCAGGTCTCCACGCACCCTTGGGTCCGGGCCCACTCCCGGAGGGTGCTGCCTCCCTCCGCCCTCCAGGCTGTCCCCTGA
- the TMEM107 gene encoding transmembrane protein 107 yields MGRISGLVPSRFLTLLAHLVVVITLFWSRDSNIQACLPLTFTPEEYEKQDIQLVVALSVTLGLFAVELAGFFSGVSMFNSTQSLISIGAHCSASVALSFFIFERWECTTYWYIFVFCSALPAITEIALFISVFGLKKKPF; encoded by the exons ATGGGCCGGATCTCGGGGCTTGTGCCCTCTCGCTTCCTGACGCTCCTGGCGCATCTGGTGGTCGTCATCACCTTGTTCTGGTCCCGG GACAGCAACATCcaggcctgcctgcctctcacgtTCACCCCGGAGGAGTACGAGAAGCAGGACATTCA gCTGGTGGTAGCGCTCTCAGTCACCCTTGGCCTCTTTGCAGTGGAGCTGGCGGGTTTCTTCTCGGGAGTTTCCATGTTCAACAGCACCCAGAGCCTCATCT CCATTGGGGCTCACTGTAGTGCGTCCGTGGCCCTGTCGTTTTTCATATTCGAGCGTTGGGAGTGCACCACATACTGGTACATTTTTGTCTTCTGCAG TGCCCTCCCCGCTATCACCGAAATAGCATTGTTCATCAGCGTCTTTGGGCTGAAAAAGAAACCTTTCTGA